The genome window ATGGGGGACGAGGAGGTCAAGCTAGCTTCTCTCTTGAATCAAATTATAATTATAGAAGAATTACTAAAATCAACTATACAGTTTTTGATAATAAATGGATTAATGGATCACTATCTAGTTACAGTAATGAAGTTTCACTAACTGGAAGCTCAGATCCAGAAAGCACGAAAATTTATCCAAATCCAACAACTTCAATCCTCAATATTGAGAATAGCACCTTAGATATTTCACAAACTAAAATAAGTATTATTAATATTATGGGCATGGTGGTAAGTTCAAATAATTTTTCCATTATAAATCCAAATTTAATAAGCATTAATGTTTCAAATTTAATAACAGGAACTTACATTATCAAAATTGAATATAACGGCATCAATATTGCTCAAAAAACATTTGTGAAAAATTAATATTTCGTTAGGCATAAAAAAAAGGAAATCAAGAGATTTCCTTTTTTTTGTTATTGTTTCAAATAATCTAATTCAATTTTTTAACATTTCTATCATCAATACCATAAGCTTTAATAACAGCATTATAATCTGAATAATCAACTTTTTTGTTAGTCGTTTTTGATGTTGGATATGTTAAATACCCCGGAATAATTACAATTCTAAATATTTGATTTAGTCTAAAACTTGGAAGAACACTTCCTAAATCATTTCCTTCCATAAAGATACTAACATCATTAATACTAAAATCAAATTTGAATCCAAAATCTCGTCTTCCATCATTAAGATAATATGTTTCAGGGAGTGATTTCCAAATATCTTCTCCTCCATCAGTTGAACCCGATAATCTATAAACCAAAACCATTTGCGATTTTTTGATTGCAGGAGAAAGCAAAATCATCGGTGCATAGCCATTTGTTGAGCTGAAATTAATTTTTGAAACCTCAAAAACCTCACTATCTGGTCCTGGCTCTCCCGGAGGTCCTTCTGGCCCTTCACAGCCTTGAAAACCAAACATTCCTATAACCGCCAAAAGTGTAATTATTTTTTTCATCTTATTTATATTTAAAGTTCGATAAAGGTATTTCAAAAATCAAGCCAAAAAAATTATTTATTAAAAATTCATTCACAAAAACTCAATCGTTATCGATTAAAAAAACCTATATACCTATTGTTATAACTCAAAAAAAGCTTCAAAATTATCTATTAGTACAGTAAAACTAAAATTGATAAATTCTAATTAATCAAGACACCATTGCTTTTTAAAACTTTACTAAAAAAAAGTACCTGATACGGCAATGCATTTTCCCAGTATTCCCATGTATGTGCGCCTGGTCTTTCGGTATAATCATGGGAAACTTTACCATAAACCAGCCTTCTATGCAGTTCTCTATTGGATTCAATAAGAAAATCATCAACACCGCAATCTATAATTAAAGCTAGTTTATTGGCTTTAATTTTATCAACCATACCCATTACAGCATTTTGCACATATAAGTCCGGCTTACTGCTTTGATCACCAAAAATAGGCTGCATTAATTTTATAACTTGATCATTCGGTTCCCTTCCTAACATTATTCCCATATCTACTGCTCCGCTCATGCTTCCAGCTGCGCAGAACAATTCGGGATGTTTAGCCGAAAGCGATAAAGCACCGTGCCCTCCCATAGACAGTCCCGCGATAACACGGCCTTTTTTGTCATTAACAGTTCGGTATGTTTTATCAATTTTCTGAATCACTTCGGAAGTGATGTAGGTTTCAAACTGACTGCTTTTATTTACAGGACTGTCAAGATAAAAACTAAACGTTTCGCCTTCCGGCATTACAATTATAATATTATACTGGTCGGCTAAATCTTTAACAGTATTTTTATTGGGAGTGTTCGATAACCAATCGGCAAAATGCCCGTAAGCTCCATGCAAAAGATAAAGAACAGGATAAACTGCTTTTCCTTTGGCATACGAATTTGGTAATACTACTGCAGCTTTATACGTTTTACCCATAGCAGCACTAGGAATCTGCAGAGTATCAACTGTTGATGCAAAAGACAAAACGGTATTGCCAAATAAAAACACAATACCTATTATAAGTAACTTTCTCATATTCTTCTTTTATAATGGTGAACTGTAAATATACAATTTCCTAAAACAAAACTTACTTTATTGGCATTAAATAGAGTTTAAAACTATGCACTTTCAGTGCATCTCGCTTTAGCTTCTAAAAAAGTTTTTGCCACAGATTCACAGATTTTAAAATCATTTTTTATCTATGAATCTGTAGCAAAATTTGATCAATTTTCGCAATCCAACCACGCAGATTTCAGTCTGCCTAACCAAATCCATGGACTTTCAGTCCATAATGGTTTAGCAGATAAATTACTCAATCATAGACTTTAATTCATTCCTGTATTGTGAAGCACTTTTTCCAGTAAATGCTTTAAAAGATTTGTTAAAATGGCTAAAATTATTAAACCCGCTTTCAAAACATATCTCAGTAATACTTTTAGTATTCTCCGACAAAAGCTTTGAAGCGTGAACCAGACGATAATCGTTTACAAAATTGGTAAAGGTCTTGTTGGTTATTTTTTTAAAATATCTGCAGAAAGAGGGAGTTGTCATACTGACCATGTTTGAAACAGTTTCCAGCTGAATAGGTTCCTGAAAATGGTCTTTTACATAATTAAAAACCACATTGATCCTATCGCTATCCTGAACCTGCATTTCTAACGTAAAACCATCTGCATTCAAAATGGTGTATTCATCACTCATCCCTAAGTCATTCAAAATCCGAATCATCCGTAATAATCGATCAAAATAAGAACGGTTTCCCATCTCATCAATAATAGGTGCAATCCTTTTTATGGTTTCTTTACCAAATGCAATTCCTGCTTTTGCTCTCTTAAAAAGCTGCTGAATGTTTTTTAGTTCTGGAACTTTCAAAAAATCGCTTCCTAGAAAATCAGCAGGCAATTGAATAACAATTTCATTTTTATTCCCCGTTTGTTCGTTTGTAAATCCGCAATGAGGCAGATTACTGCCTATTAATACCAAATCTCCATCTGAATAATACGAAATATGGCTTCCTATCTGTCTCTTTCCAGAACCTCCGTTTACAAAAACAAGTTCCATTTCGGGATGATAGTGCCAGAGATCCGCTTTACAGTTCTCATTTTCAACATATTTTGCAAAAGTAAACGAACTGCCAAAAGTCGGGGTAATAACTTCTAATGCCGGGCTAATTTTTTTCATGAGCGTTTATTTAAAAAACTATTCAAATTTACCAAAAAACAGTCCTATATTATCTATTTTTAACATACAACGTTTTCGTAAGGTTAAAATAACATATAAATTGGAAAATCCTGTTGTGTTGTGCAATCGATTATCCTAGTACATTTGTAAAAGAAATTTAAACCAATAAATTTAAAAACAGAACATATGAAAACGATTTTAAAACTTAGTTTAGCTGTATTAGTTACAATGACAACAATCAGCACTTATGCAATCAATGGTGATTTCTCACTAAGAGTATTGAGCGGTAATGGCAAAGAAATTAGTTTTGCTGTAAATCAAATTCAAAAAGCGAATGTAGCTATTACTGACAGATTTCATAACATTATCTATACTGAAACAGTTACTGGGAAAGAAGGTATTTTGAAAACTTACAGCTTAGAAGAATTCCCAGAAGGAACTTACTTTTTAGAAGTAGTAATCAACTCTAAAAAAGTAACTCACGAAATTGTTGTTACAAGAGAAGGATCAACTTTATCAAAAAAATCTATTCAAGACCAAAATATAGCTACTAACTAAGCTTGTCCTTTTAGGTCTTACTAATTCACAAAGAGGCTGTCCGAAAAGGACAGCTTTTTTTATGCTGCAAATTTCAGGAATCGATTTTGGGTTGGTTGATTAATGAAAAAATATTCTGTTACAGTATTTAAAAGGTAAATATGGTCTTTTAGGGCTCTATTTAGAACTCTGAAGGAAATTTTTAGATGAGTTTTCGACGCATCATTGTTCTTTGCTATCATTTTTCTAAAATTATGCCCGATAGCCATCAATAGAAATTCCATTTCCACTTTTTCGATGCTTGTGAAAGTAAACCGGTTGAATTTATTGTTGTTTTTTAGCTGTCCGAATACTGCTTCAACTTCTATTGGGCGTTTGCTTCGGTGTTCGAGTCCTTTTTCGCTCATGAGCAGCTCTTTGGCCTGAGCCCTTAATTGGTTCAGGCGGTGGTTTACTTCTATTGTTCTGTTTCCTTTGGCTTTATGGCACAAACTTCTAAGTGGACATCCATCACATCTTTTTGCTTGATAATAAGATACTTGTGATTCGTATCCGTTGGCCGATGTCCGTTTTCCACTGCCAATGTTTTCCATTCTTTGTCCCATTGGACACACATAAAAATCCTGCTGTATATTGTAGAACAAATTCTGGACAAGAAACGGATTGTCCTTCATTTTTTTCTTCTGTTCTTTGTGAAAATAATTATACTTTACATAGGTCGTTATGTCTTTATTTTCAAGCATTTCGTAGTTTTCTTCGCTTCCATAACCAGCATCGGCTACAACTGTTTTGCTTTGTTTTTGATACATTTTTTCAAATTCCTCCAAATGGGATTTTAAAGTCGTAGTGTCGTTAGGTGTCTGATGAATGGTTACGTTGGTAATGAATTGATTTTCAGTAGAAATCTGAGGATTGTATGCAGGTTTTAACTGTCCGTTTTTCATATGGTCTTCCTTCATTCTCATAAAGGTAGCGTCAGGATCTGTCTTACTGTAGGAGTTTCTATTGCCTAAAATCACTAAATCTTTTTCGTATTTTTCAAGCTTTGGCAGGTGCTCTTCCTGAAGCTTTTCAAGCTCTTTGGTTATCTTCTTGTTGGGCTCTTTGAGTTTTTTATTGAGTTCTGATAATTTTTCTTTCAGCTCTTCCGAGTTTATTTTTTTTGGTAATTCTTCCTTGTTGACTTCTTGATTATCTGATAAAATACTGTTTTCAATGTCGGATAAGATACTGTTGATTTTTACTTCGAGCTTTTCTTTGTATTTCTCTATAGAACCCCGCCAGACAAAGGTGTATTTATTGGATTTGGCTTCTATTTTTGTTCCATCAATGTATTGGATATCCAGACTGACATAGCCCATTTCCACAAGCATTTTGACCACCTCTGCAAATAAATCTTTGATGTTTTCTTTTAAAATCTTTCCTCTAAAATCGTTAATGGTTCTAAAATCAGGAGTTGAGTTGCCTGAAATAAACATAAAATGAATGTTCTCAGTAAGTGCCTTTGCTATTTTTCGGCAGGAATAAGTGTTGCTTAAATAACTGTAAAACAAAACCTTAAGCATCATTCTGGGATGATAGGCCGAGGTGCCTCCTCCTTTATATATTTTAAGTATATGACTTATATCCAATGAATTGACAATCTTATCCACTAAGCGGACAGGATGGTTTTCTGAAATTTTATCAAAAATATTTATCGGAAAAAGTTCCGGTGTATTGATCGATTGCGATTTAAATATTACTTTAGCCATTGCTCGTTTTTTGTGCAACTCTAAGATACTATTTTAGATTAAAAACAGCAAAAAAAAGGCTGTCCTTACTTTTTGGACAGCCTCTTTGTTTTTTAAATTATTACAGAAGAATTAATAATTACATATTTCGTCTATACTGTCCTCCTACTTCAAATAAAGCTTCGGTAATCTGCCCTAATGAACAAACCTTTGTTGCTTCCATCAGATGTTCAAATAAATTATCTCCTTTTACTGCAGCTTCCTGCAGCGTCGCTAAATGTTCCTTTACCAAATCGGCATGGCACTGATGCAGATTTTTCAGCATAGTAATCTGATATTGTTTTTCCTCTTCGGCAGCACGAATTACTTCTGCTGGAATAACCGTTGGAGAACCTTTCGAACTCAGGAATGTATTTACCCCCACAATCGGGAATTCTCCCGTATGTTTCAAGGTTTCATAATACAGACTCTCCTCTTGAATCTTAGAACGCTGGTACATCGTTTCCATGGCTCCAAGCACTCCGCCTCGCTCTGTAATTCTGTCAAATTCCTGTAAAACTGCCTCTTCAACTAAATCGGTCAGCTCTTCGATTATAAATGAGCCCTGAATAGGATTCTCGTTTTTGGCCAGACCTAATTCTTTATTAATAATCAGCTGGATTGCCATTGCTCTTCGCACCGATTCCTCAGTTGGCGTTGTAATTGCTTCGTCATAAGCATTAGTGTGCAGTGAATTGCAGTTATCATATATTGCATACAGCGCCTGTAAAGTCGTACGAATATCATTGAAATCGATTTCCTGCGCATGCAGTGAACGTCCCGAAGTCTGAATGTGATATTTCAGCATCTGGGCTCTTTCATTGGCACCGTATTTATTTTTCATGGCTTTCGCCCAAATTTTACGAGCAACACGACCAATTACAGCATATTCCGGATCGACACCATTGGAAAAAAAGAACGACAGATTAGGTCCGAAATCGTTGATATCCATTCCACGGCTCAAATAATATTCTACATAAGTAAAACCGTTTGAAAGTGTGAAAGCCAGCTGCGTAATTGGATTCGCACCAGCCTCGGCAATATGATAACCCGAAATTGAAACCGAATAAAAGTTTCTGACATTTTGGGCAATAAAATATTCCTGAACATCACCCATCAATCGCAATGCAAATTCGGTTGAAAAAATACAGGTATTCTGTGCCTGATCTTCTTTTAAAATATCAGCCTGAACCGTTCCTCTGACTTTTTTGAGCGTTTTAGCTTTTATCTTTTCATAAACCTCCAGAGGTAAAACCTGATCTCCCGTTACTCCCAGAAGAAACAGACCTAATCCGTTATTCCCTTCAGGCAAATCGCCTTGATAGTGCGGGCGCTCTACTCCTTTTGCTGCATAAATTTTATTGATTTTATCTAAAACCTCATCTTCCAGATTGTTTTCATGGATATAATGCTCACACTGCTGATCAATAGCAGCATTCATAAAAAAACCGAGCAGCATTGGTGCCGGACCATTAATCGTCATACTCACAGATGTCATTGCGTGAACCAAATCAAATCCCGAGTATAATTTTTTAGCATCATCCAGACAGCAGATTGAAACTCCGGCATTTCCAATTTTCCCATAAATATCAGGACGCAGATGCGGATCATTTCCATACAAAGTAACACTGTCAAAAGCAGTCGAAAGTCTTTTTGCCGGCAGTCCTGCACTTACATAATGAAACCGTTTGTTAGTTCTTTCAGGTCCGCCTTCGCCGGCAAACATTCTAGAAGGATCTTCTCCGTCACGTTTAAACGGGTACAAACCAGAAGCAAAAGGAAATTCTCCAGGAACATTCTCCTGCAGACACCAGCGCAGAATATCGCCCCAAGCTTTGTACTTTGGCATCGCGACTTTTGGAATTTGAGAATGGGACAGCGACTCCGTATGTGTTGCCATTTTTATTTCCTTGTCACGAACCTGAAAAGTATATACTGGATTTTTATATTTACTTACTTTTTCGTCCCAATTGAGAATCATTTCCCAATTATAAGGATCCAGATCCATTTTTACTTTATCAAATTGATGCAGCAGAAGATTGATAAAAATTCTGTTATCATCATGTTCTGCCAATGCACTTGGAAGAACTGAACTATCGTCAATTCCAGCTTTGTTAATCACGGGAACTTTTCCAGATACACTTTCGAGCGTTTTGAAAATTCCATATAATTTTTGAGCCACTTGCTCCTGACTCAAAGCTATAGTATCGTATTTCCTGTTATTTTCAGCAATTTCAGACAAATAACGGGTTCTATGAGGAGGAATCACAAAGATTTTCTCGCTCATTTCACGGGTAATTTCAAAAGTCGATTTCAAATCAGCATCCGTTTTTTCAACGATTTTGTCCATGATAGATTTATACAAAGTATTCATCCCTGGATCGTTGAACTGCGAAGCAATCGTTCCATAAACCGGCATTTGATCCGGGTTTACATCCCAAAGATTATGATTGCGCTGGTATTGTTTTTTCACGTCACGGATAGCATCCAAAGCACCGCGTTTGTCGAATTTATTAAGAGCTACCAGATCGGCAAAATCAAGCATATCAATTTTTTCCAATTGAGTAGCAGCACCAAATTCGGGTGTCATTACATATAAAGAAACATCCGAATGATCCATAATTTCCGTATCCGATTGACCAATACCAGAAGTTTCCAGAATTATAATATCATATTTGGCCGCTTTTAAAACCTCAATAGCTTCGGCTACATATTTTGACAATGCCAGATTGGATTGGCGCGTAGCCAACGAACGCATATATACACGAGGATTGTTTATCGCATTCATACGGATTCTGTCTCCCAATAATGCACCGCCAGTTTTACGCTTTGAAGGATCAACAGAAATTAATCCGATTGTTTTTTCTGGAAAATCGATTAAAAATCGGCGCACTAATTCGTCTACCAATGATGATTTTCCTGCGCCGCCGGTTCCTGTAATTCCAAGAACAGGAATCTTTGATGTTTTATTTTTTTCGTGAATTGTATCAAAAAAAGGCTTTGCTATTTCAGGAAAATTCTCAGCTGCCGAAATTAAACGTGCAATTGCAGTAGGGGTTTTATTTTCGATTAAATCCAATTCATTTGTTAATTTATCTCCGATAGAAAAATCAGAACGTTCAACTAAATCGTTAATCATTCCCTGAAGTCCCATCGCACGTCCATCATCGGGAGCGTATATTCTGGTAATTCCGTAAGCCTGCAATTCTTCTATTTCAGATGGCAGAATAACACCTCCGCCACCGCCAAAAATCTTGATATGCCCCGCACCCTTTTCCTGAAGCAGATCATACATGTATTTAAAATATTCGTTGTGTCCTCCTTGATAAGAAGTCATCGCAATGGCATTAGCATCTTCCTGAATCGCGGTGTTCACCACTTCTTCTACACTTCGGTCATGACCAAGATGAATTACTTCAACTCCTGTGGACTGAATAATCCTTCTCATTATGTTTATTGCAGCATCGTGACCGTCAAAGAGTGATGCGGCAGTTACGATTCGGACTTTATTTAAGGGCACGTAGGGTTTAACTAATTCCATTTTATGAATATGATAATTTAAAAGCGCAATTTACATAAATTTTAAAATAAAAATCAACAAAAACAATATAAAACACAAAATATGATAACGTTGTTTTTTCCTAAGAAAACAGGGCTGTTTTCACAAAAAATTGGTATTTTCGATGCCTAACCCAATAAAAATGATTTAAGATTTTTGATTAACTATATTCGATTTTTGAAGTTATAAAACTTATAAAAAACAATAATCTTTGCGTTCAGCAGTATAAAAATCTAAAATCAGAAAT of Flavobacterium marginilacus contains these proteins:
- a CDS encoding methylmalonyl-CoA mutase family protein, with product MELVKPYVPLNKVRIVTAASLFDGHDAAINIMRRIIQSTGVEVIHLGHDRSVEEVVNTAIQEDANAIAMTSYQGGHNEYFKYMYDLLQEKGAGHIKIFGGGGGVILPSEIEELQAYGITRIYAPDDGRAMGLQGMINDLVERSDFSIGDKLTNELDLIENKTPTAIARLISAAENFPEIAKPFFDTIHEKNKTSKIPVLGITGTGGAGKSSLVDELVRRFLIDFPEKTIGLISVDPSKRKTGGALLGDRIRMNAINNPRVYMRSLATRQSNLALSKYVAEAIEVLKAAKYDIIILETSGIGQSDTEIMDHSDVSLYVMTPEFGAATQLEKIDMLDFADLVALNKFDKRGALDAIRDVKKQYQRNHNLWDVNPDQMPVYGTIASQFNDPGMNTLYKSIMDKIVEKTDADLKSTFEITREMSEKIFVIPPHRTRYLSEIAENNRKYDTIALSQEQVAQKLYGIFKTLESVSGKVPVINKAGIDDSSVLPSALAEHDDNRIFINLLLHQFDKVKMDLDPYNWEMILNWDEKVSKYKNPVYTFQVRDKEIKMATHTESLSHSQIPKVAMPKYKAWGDILRWCLQENVPGEFPFASGLYPFKRDGEDPSRMFAGEGGPERTNKRFHYVSAGLPAKRLSTAFDSVTLYGNDPHLRPDIYGKIGNAGVSICCLDDAKKLYSGFDLVHAMTSVSMTINGPAPMLLGFFMNAAIDQQCEHYIHENNLEDEVLDKINKIYAAKGVERPHYQGDLPEGNNGLGLFLLGVTGDQVLPLEVYEKIKAKTLKKVRGTVQADILKEDQAQNTCIFSTEFALRLMGDVQEYFIAQNVRNFYSVSISGYHIAEAGANPITQLAFTLSNGFTYVEYYLSRGMDINDFGPNLSFFFSNGVDPEYAVIGRVARKIWAKAMKNKYGANERAQMLKYHIQTSGRSLHAQEIDFNDIRTTLQALYAIYDNCNSLHTNAYDEAITTPTEESVRRAMAIQLIINKELGLAKNENPIQGSFIIEELTDLVEEAVLQEFDRITERGGVLGAMETMYQRSKIQEESLYYETLKHTGEFPIVGVNTFLSSKGSPTVIPAEVIRAAEEEKQYQITMLKNLHQCHADLVKEHLATLQEAAVKGDNLFEHLMEATKVCSLGQITEALFEVGGQYRRNM
- a CDS encoding IS1182 family transposase, giving the protein MAKVIFKSQSINTPELFPINIFDKISENHPVRLVDKIVNSLDISHILKIYKGGGTSAYHPRMMLKVLFYSYLSNTYSCRKIAKALTENIHFMFISGNSTPDFRTINDFRGKILKENIKDLFAEVVKMLVEMGYVSLDIQYIDGTKIEAKSNKYTFVWRGSIEKYKEKLEVKINSILSDIENSILSDNQEVNKEELPKKINSEELKEKLSELNKKLKEPNKKITKELEKLQEEHLPKLEKYEKDLVILGNRNSYSKTDPDATFMRMKEDHMKNGQLKPAYNPQISTENQFITNVTIHQTPNDTTTLKSHLEEFEKMYQKQSKTVVADAGYGSEENYEMLENKDITTYVKYNYFHKEQKKKMKDNPFLVQNLFYNIQQDFYVCPMGQRMENIGSGKRTSANGYESQVSYYQAKRCDGCPLRSLCHKAKGNRTIEVNHRLNQLRAQAKELLMSEKGLEHRSKRPIEVEAVFGQLKNNNKFNRFTFTSIEKVEMEFLLMAIGHNFRKMIAKNNDASKTHLKISFRVLNRALKDHIYLLNTVTEYFFINQPTQNRFLKFAA
- a CDS encoding DUF3244 domain-containing protein, yielding MKTILKLSLAVLVTMTTISTYAINGDFSLRVLSGNGKEISFAVNQIQKANVAITDRFHNIIYTETVTGKEGILKTYSLEEFPEGTYFLEVVINSKKVTHEIVVTREGSTLSKKSIQDQNIATN
- a CDS encoding alpha/beta hydrolase, giving the protein MRKLLIIGIVFLFGNTVLSFASTVDTLQIPSAAMGKTYKAAVVLPNSYAKGKAVYPVLYLLHGAYGHFADWLSNTPNKNTVKDLADQYNIIIVMPEGETFSFYLDSPVNKSSQFETYITSEVIQKIDKTYRTVNDKKGRVIAGLSMGGHGALSLSAKHPELFCAAGSMSGAVDMGIMLGREPNDQVIKLMQPIFGDQSSKPDLYVQNAVMGMVDKIKANKLALIIDCGVDDFLIESNRELHRRLVYGKVSHDYTERPGAHTWEYWENALPYQVLFFSKVLKSNGVLIN
- a CDS encoding AraC family transcriptional regulator; translation: MKKISPALEVITPTFGSSFTFAKYVENENCKADLWHYHPEMELVFVNGGSGKRQIGSHISYYSDGDLVLIGSNLPHCGFTNEQTGNKNEIVIQLPADFLGSDFLKVPELKNIQQLFKRAKAGIAFGKETIKRIAPIIDEMGNRSYFDRLLRMIRILNDLGMSDEYTILNADGFTLEMQVQDSDRINVVFNYVKDHFQEPIQLETVSNMVSMTTPSFCRYFKKITNKTFTNFVNDYRLVHASKLLSENTKSITEICFESGFNNFSHFNKSFKAFTGKSASQYRNELKSMIE